The Agrobacterium tumefaciens genome contains a region encoding:
- a CDS encoding conjugal transfer protein TrbE: MVSLKKFRHTGASFSDLMPYAGLVDNGIMLLKDGSLMAGWYFAGPDSESSTDFERNEVSRAINAVLARLGTGWMIQVEAVRVPTTEYPTKDHSHFPDRVSQLIDDERRQRFEATEGHFESQHAIILTYREPDTRKSGLVRYIYADPESRTTSNADRILEHFKTSIREFEQYMQNVVSIRRMVTQEVPDRGGYRVARYDELFQFVRFCLVGENHPVRLPEIPMYLDFLATAEFHHGLSPMVDGRFCQVVAIDGFPAESWPGILNVLDLMPLTYRWSSRFMFMDEIEATQRLERTRKKWIQKVRPFTDQLFKTNSGSVNQDALQMVGEAEDAIAAANSGLVAYGYYTPVIVMFGDDDAKLRRQAESVRRLIQSEGFGARIETLNATEAFLGSLPGNWYANIREPLIHTRNLADMIPLNSVWSGEPVNPNPFYPENSPPLMLVASGSTPFRLNLHVGDIGHTLIFGPTGSGKSTLLALIAAQFRRYQNSQLFAFDKGRSMYPLTRAVGGDFYDVGASDNLAFCPLQDLDTDADKAWAAEWLETLIVMSGEAMTPDHRNAIAHQIDLISNSERRSISDFVSGVQMKSIKEALRHYTVDGPMGHLLDAERDNLKLSNFQTFEIDELMNMGERNLVPVLLYLFRRIEKRLTGSPSLIILDEAWIMLGHPAFRDKIREWLKTLRRANCAVVLATQSISDADKSGIMDVLKESCPTKICLPNGSAREIGTRDFYEKIGFNDRQIEIIATATPKREYYVVSPDGRRLFEMGLGPITLSFVGVSGKQDLQRISELYDHYADEWPRHWLQSRGIENAASLFAS, translated from the coding sequence ATGGTTTCACTCAAGAAATTTCGCCACACGGGCGCGTCTTTCTCCGACCTCATGCCGTATGCTGGTCTGGTTGATAACGGCATCATGCTTCTTAAGGACGGCTCGCTTATGGCGGGCTGGTATTTTGCCGGCCCCGACAGCGAAAGCTCCACCGACTTTGAGCGCAACGAAGTTTCGCGTGCCATCAACGCTGTTCTCGCGCGCCTTGGCACGGGCTGGATGATCCAGGTCGAAGCAGTGCGCGTGCCCACGACCGAATATCCGACAAAGGATCACTCTCATTTTCCAGACAGGGTGAGCCAGCTGATCGACGATGAGCGTCGCCAGCGGTTCGAAGCCACTGAGGGTCATTTCGAGAGCCAGCACGCCATCATCCTCACTTACCGCGAACCGGACACGCGCAAATCCGGACTGGTCAGATACATCTATGCGGACCCGGAGTCTCGCACCACGAGCAATGCCGATCGAATTCTTGAACATTTCAAAACATCGATCCGCGAGTTCGAGCAATACATGCAGAACGTGGTTTCGATCCGCCGCATGGTTACACAGGAAGTGCCCGACCGCGGCGGCTATCGTGTCGCCAGATACGACGAGCTTTTCCAGTTCGTCCGGTTCTGCCTCGTGGGCGAAAACCATCCGGTGCGGCTCCCGGAAATCCCGATGTATCTCGATTTTCTGGCAACCGCCGAGTTTCACCACGGCCTGTCGCCCATGGTCGACGGCCGCTTCTGCCAGGTCGTGGCGATCGACGGCTTTCCAGCTGAAAGCTGGCCTGGGATTTTGAACGTCCTCGATCTTATGCCGCTGACCTATCGGTGGTCCTCGCGCTTCATGTTCATGGACGAGATCGAGGCCACCCAGCGGCTGGAGCGTACCCGCAAGAAGTGGATCCAGAAGGTGCGCCCCTTCACCGATCAGCTGTTCAAGACGAACAGTGGCTCGGTGAACCAGGACGCGCTTCAGATGGTCGGCGAGGCCGAAGACGCCATTGCAGCGGCAAATTCCGGCCTGGTTGCTTACGGCTACTACACGCCGGTCATCGTCATGTTCGGCGACGATGATGCCAAGCTGCGCCGCCAGGCCGAAAGTGTCCGCCGTCTCATCCAGTCGGAAGGCTTCGGCGCCCGTATCGAAACCCTCAACGCGACCGAGGCTTTTCTGGGCAGTCTGCCAGGGAATTGGTACGCCAATATCCGCGAACCGCTGATCCACACACGCAATCTGGCGGACATGATACCGCTCAATTCTGTCTGGTCCGGGGAGCCGGTCAATCCAAATCCCTTCTATCCGGAGAACTCCCCGCCGCTCATGCTGGTGGCCTCCGGCTCGACGCCGTTCCGGCTCAACCTGCATGTCGGCGACATCGGACACACATTGATTTTCGGGCCGACCGGCTCGGGCAAATCGACGCTGTTGGCGCTGATCGCAGCGCAGTTTCGGCGATATCAGAACAGCCAGCTTTTCGCCTTCGACAAGGGCCGGTCCATGTACCCGCTCACCCGTGCCGTCGGCGGCGATTTCTACGATGTCGGTGCAAGCGACAACCTCGCATTCTGCCCTTTACAGGATCTCGATACGGACGCCGACAAAGCGTGGGCAGCGGAATGGCTCGAAACGCTCATCGTCATGTCTGGCGAGGCGATGACACCTGACCATCGCAACGCGATCGCGCACCAGATCGATCTCATCTCGAACTCGGAACGTCGGTCTATCTCGGACTTCGTGTCGGGCGTGCAGATGAAATCGATCAAGGAGGCGCTGCGACACTACACGGTCGACGGTCCCATGGGCCATCTGCTCGATGCTGAGCGCGACAATCTCAAGCTCTCCAATTTCCAGACCTTCGAAATTGACGAGCTGATGAACATGGGCGAGCGCAACCTCGTCCCGGTTCTGCTTTATCTGTTCCGGCGCATCGAAAAGCGCCTGACCGGTTCACCCAGCCTTATCATTCTCGACGAAGCATGGATCATGCTCGGCCATCCGGCATTCCGCGACAAGATCCGCGAATGGCTGAAAACCCTTCGTCGGGCCAATTGTGCGGTCGTGCTCGCAACCCAGTCGATCTCGGATGCCGACAAGTCCGGCATCATGGACGTTCTCAAGGAATCCTGCCCGACCAAAATCTGCTTGCCGAACGGTTCGGCGCGTGAAATCGGGACACGCGATTTCTACGAAAAGATCGGCTTCAACGATCGCCAGATCGAGATCATCGCAACTGCCACGCCCAAGCGTGAATATTACGTCGTCTCTCCCGATGGCCGCCGCCTGTTCGAAATGGGGCTTGGTCCTATCACCCTGTCCTTCGTTGGCGTCTCCGGCAAGCAAGATCTCCAGCGCATCAGCGAACTTTACGATCACTACGCGGATGAATGGCCACGCCATTGGCTTCAATCAAGAGGAATCGAAAATGCTGCGTCGCTCTTTGCTTCGTAA
- a CDS encoding conjugal transfer protein TrbD, with the protein MAEGTGRLDRVRIHRALSRPTLLFGADRELVLMTGLTAVILIFVVLTMVSAAVGFTIWVVVVGLLRMMAKADPLMRRVYLRHMRYRSHYRPTSSPWRKY; encoded by the coding sequence ATGGCTGAAGGGACGGGCCGTTTGGACAGGGTGCGAATCCATCGAGCTCTCTCACGGCCGACCCTTCTGTTTGGGGCTGACCGCGAGCTGGTCCTGATGACCGGGCTGACTGCTGTCATTCTCATCTTCGTCGTCCTGACGATGGTTTCCGCCGCAGTCGGGTTCACCATCTGGGTTGTCGTCGTTGGCCTGCTGCGCATGATGGCGAAGGCAGATCCCCTTATGCGGCGGGTCTATCTCCGGCACATGAGATACCGCTCCCACTACCGGCCAACCTCCAGCCCATGGAGGAAATACTGA
- a CDS encoding TrbC/VirB2 family protein, which translates to MSRRLLTFLGLAAISMMIIEPAFAAGGGGGLPWEGPLQQIQQSITGPVAMAIALIAVAVAGGMLIFGGEINDFARRLAYVVLVCGILLGATQVVGLFGGGGASIGVPLEATLGVTLDRAHG; encoded by the coding sequence ATGTCGCGTAGATTGCTTACATTTCTCGGCCTTGCAGCTATCTCGATGATGATAATCGAACCGGCCTTTGCTGCCGGGGGAGGGGGCGGCCTGCCATGGGAGGGACCGCTTCAACAGATCCAGCAGTCCATCACCGGCCCCGTCGCCATGGCAATCGCCCTGATCGCAGTCGCGGTCGCAGGTGGCATGCTCATCTTTGGAGGAGAGATCAACGACTTCGCGCGTCGTCTCGCCTACGTCGTTCTGGTCTGCGGTATCCTTCTTGGCGCGACACAGGTTGTCGGCCTGTTCGGCGGGGGAGGGGCCTCGATTGGTGTCCCTCTCGAGGCAACGCTAGGCGTGACGCTGGACAGGGCGCATGGCTGA